The Sulfolobales archaeon genome includes a region encoding these proteins:
- a CDS encoding nucleotidyltransferase domain-containing protein encodes MRLSRIILDDLARWRELAAIVARAAKMVEPGAEVYVVGGAAENRLTILSDIDVVIALPEEPDHDRIIDLEAKIFEKAEELGLPLHAPVELHIVGPRSLQKFLEKSKVVRIDVEG; translated from the coding sequence ATGAGGCTTAGCAGGATCATTCTAGACGATCTAGCTCGGTGGCGGGAGCTAGCAGCAATAGTTGCTAGAGCCGCGAAGATGGTGGAGCCAGGTGCAGAGGTCTACGTTGTGGGTGGAGCTGCTGAGAACCGTCTCACGATTCTAAGCGATATAGATGTGGTGATAGCTCTCCCAGAAGAACCAGATCACGATAGGATCATAGATCTTGAGGCTAAGATCTTCGAGAAAGCTGAGGAGCTAGGACTCCCGCTCCACGCCCCAGTAGAACTACATATAGTAGGGCCACGAAGCCTCCAAAAATTCCTAGAGAAGAGCAAGGTAGTGAGAATAGATGTCGAAGGTTAA
- a CDS encoding HEPN domain-containing protein, with product MLEDRGLRAQAERVMDFVRWNRRILAELEDAHTRAVYGSFQYSRDQAQALLEAARKVVEVVEGLEKEIFGG from the coding sequence ATGCTGGAGGATAGAGGGCTTCGCGCCCAGGCTGAGAGGGTGATGGATTTCGTTAGGTGGAATAGGAGGATATTAGCAGAGCTCGAGGATGCACATACTCGAGCTGTTTATGGGTCTTTCCAGTACTCCAGGGATCAGGCCCAGGCTCTGCTAGAAGCTGCGAGAAAGGTTGTGGAGGTTGTGGAGGGTCTAGAGAAGGAGATTTTCGGAGGTTAG
- a CDS encoding HEPN domain-containing protein — translation MSGEYAILLRRRALSMLRLAERLVGEAEYDLAVLNAEYAAQLYVRSFLLRLAGEEWRGS, via the coding sequence GTGAGTGGTGAGTATGCTATATTGTTAAGGAGGAGAGCATTATCAATGCTTAGGCTGGCTGAGAGGCTTGTAGGTGAAGCTGAGTATGATCTAGCTGTTCTTAATGCCGAATACGCCGCTCAGCTATACGTTAGGAGCTTCCTCCTCAGGCTAGCTGGCGAGGAGTGGAGGGGGTCATAG
- a CDS encoding nucleotidyltransferase domain-containing protein, producing the protein MFWARYHINYLRMWREAVKKIAEAARDIEPSAEVYVFGGAAEDRLTVLSDIDVAIVLEKPPAPEKLVEIRRKIYSRAVDIYGLPWDYPVEIHVMGREEFMQIERRGKTLRIK; encoded by the coding sequence ATGTTCTGGGCTAGATACCATATAAACTATCTCAGAATGTGGAGAGAAGCTGTTAAGAAGATAGCAGAGGCTGCGAGGGATATCGAGCCCAGCGCAGAGGTCTATGTCTTCGGAGGAGCCGCTGAAGATAGGCTCACAGTTCTCAGCGATATAGACGTCGCAATAGTCTTGGAAAAACCCCCAGCTCCTGAGAAGCTGGTTGAGATAAGGAGAAAGATATATTCGAGGGCTGTGGATATCTATGGACTCCCATGGGATTACCCGGTAGAGATACATGTGATGGGTAGGGAGGAGTTTATGCAGATTGAGAGGAGGGGTAAGACGCTGAGAATAAAGTAG
- a CDS encoding HEPN domain-containing protein, whose product MVWLIGLSGERVELLKRRSRVFLGVGRELLERGVLDLAAFNIQQSCQLRVKASMLRLLGDFPRIFSVRELLGILAARLDEMGFSGVAMSLRDFARRYRDSLADIDAIYTMARYGFFTYTAKDVEEMLRICGELDRVLEEVERDVLG is encoded by the coding sequence TTGGTTTGGTTGATTGGTTTGAGTGGTGAGAGGGTTGAGCTTTTGAAGAGAAGATCTAGGGTGTTTCTCGGTGTTGGTAGGGAGCTTTTGGAGAGGGGTGTGTTGGATCTCGCGGCTTTTAATATTCAGCAGTCATGCCAGCTTAGGGTTAAGGCGTCTATGCTTAGACTCCTAGGTGATTTCCCAAGAATATTTAGTGTTAGGGAGCTCCTAGGCATATTGGCTGCTAGGTTGGATGAGATGGGCTTTAGCGGTGTTGCCATGTCTCTAAGGGATTTCGCTAGGAGGTATAGGGATTCGCTGGCAGATATAGATGCTATCTATACAATGGCTAGATATGGCTTCTTCACATACACAGCAAAAGATGTTGAGGAGATGCTTAGAATATGTGGGGAGCTCGATAGAGTTCTAGAGGAGGTTGAGAGGGATGTTCTGGGCTAG